GCCACGCTCGAAAAACCGACCGATTTCGCCATCGGCGTGGCGGTCAATCCGAACGTTACCGGCGCGAGAGGTTTGGATGGGGCGATGTTCAAGCTGCGCAAAAAAATCGCCGCCGGCGCCCAGTTCGCCGAGTCGCAGCCGATTTACGATGCGCAGATTCTCCGGAATTTCGCCCGGGCGATGAAATCGGCCGGATTGCCCGTTTGCGTAGGCCAGATGCCGATCGTCAGCAAACGAAACGCCGATTTCTTTCATAATGAAGTACCGGGCGTGAAAAT
This portion of the Bdellovibrionota bacterium genome encodes:
- a CDS encoding methylenetetrahydrofolate reductase encodes the protein ATLEKPTDFAIGVAVNPNVTGARGLDGAMFKLRKKIAAGAQFAESQPIYDAQILRNFARAMKSAGLPVCVGQMPIVSKRNADFFHNEVPGVKIPQEVRNRFEGLSKADGEQVGMRIAKELVDVAFEEGIRCFYLIPPLRRFELAAELITYIKKR